A genomic stretch from Anaerolinea thermophila UNI-1 includes:
- the murA gene encoding UDP-N-acetylglucosamine 1-carboxyvinyltransferase produces MEKFIIDGGIPLHGEVTPGGNKNAALPLLAACLLTTEPVILHNVPSILDVIHMRRLLQSLGVEFTELDAHTWKIQAREVRPADLDPDLCRKIRASILLAGPMTARTGELHLPPPGGDVIGRRRVDTHMLALTRLGAEVNYDRTFHFRARDGLKGADILLDQASVTGTENAIMAAVLAKGHTVIRNAASEPHVQELCHFLNKLGAKIENIGSNTLHIEGVPSLSGGEFTIGPDYLEVVSFIGAAVVTHGSIRIRNAGPEYLDMIRYVMGRMGVEWEVEGQDILVPAEQRLEVEPDLGGAIPEISVMPWPAFPTDLMSIAIVVATQARGSILFHDWMYPSRMFFTDKLVGMGAQIVLCDPHRCIVQGPSQLYGEKMESPDIRAGMALLLAALSAQGRSVIRNVGQIDRGYEKVDVKLKALGASIERQSEN; encoded by the coding sequence ATGGAAAAGTTCATTATTGACGGTGGAATTCCTCTCCATGGCGAGGTCACGCCGGGTGGAAACAAAAATGCTGCTCTGCCTTTGCTGGCTGCCTGTTTGTTAACTACCGAACCCGTCATCCTCCACAACGTTCCTTCGATTCTCGATGTGATCCACATGCGGCGGCTTTTGCAGAGTTTGGGGGTGGAATTTACCGAGTTGGATGCGCACACCTGGAAGATTCAAGCCAGAGAAGTGCGCCCTGCTGATCTTGACCCCGACCTGTGCCGGAAAATCCGCGCTTCCATTTTGCTCGCAGGTCCGATGACGGCTCGAACGGGAGAACTGCATCTGCCACCGCCGGGCGGAGATGTTATCGGCCGCCGCAGAGTGGACACCCACATGCTGGCGCTCACCCGCTTGGGAGCAGAAGTGAATTATGACCGCACTTTCCACTTTCGTGCCAGAGATGGGCTGAAAGGCGCCGACATTCTGCTCGACCAGGCAAGCGTCACTGGCACAGAAAATGCCATCATGGCAGCCGTGCTGGCAAAAGGACATACAGTCATCCGCAACGCCGCATCAGAACCCCACGTCCAGGAACTCTGTCATTTTCTGAATAAACTGGGGGCAAAAATTGAGAACATCGGCTCGAATACCCTGCATATTGAAGGAGTTCCTTCTTTGAGTGGGGGAGAGTTCACCATTGGTCCGGATTACCTGGAAGTTGTCAGTTTCATCGGTGCTGCCGTAGTCACGCATGGTTCGATTCGCATCCGCAACGCCGGCCCGGAGTACCTGGACATGATCCGGTACGTCATGGGGCGCATGGGTGTGGAATGGGAAGTGGAAGGACAGGATATTCTTGTTCCCGCCGAACAGCGCCTGGAAGTTGAACCCGATCTGGGGGGAGCCATCCCTGAAATCAGCGTCATGCCCTGGCCCGCTTTTCCCACTGATCTGATGAGTATTGCCATCGTCGTTGCCACGCAGGCGCGCGGTTCCATCCTGTTCCATGACTGGATGTATCCCAGCCGCATGTTCTTCACCGATAAACTGGTTGGTATGGGAGCGCAAATTGTCCTGTGCGACCCACATCGCTGTATTGTGCAGGGACCAAGCCAGTTATACGGAGAAAAAATGGAAAGCCCCGACATTCGCGCCGGGATGGCATTGCTGCTGGCGGCGCTCTCCGCTCAGGGGCGTTCTGTCATCCGCAACGTGGGGCAAATTGATCGCGGGTATGAGAAGGTAGATGTCAAATTAAAAGCCCTGGGCGCCTCGATTGAACGGCAAAGTGAGAATTAA
- a CDS encoding Gfo/Idh/MocA family protein — protein sequence MTPVRVAMIGCGGMARYHLHQMLRQQHTTQVVALCEPSEEQFTATARIFEEAGLAVPPNEPDLQKLLETFELDAAFIITPHAYHFEQAKACLESGLDVLLEKPMVMNAQEAQDLIKVRDRTGKLLVVAFPGSLSPQVRQASAWLHSGKLGKILSISATVWQNWGPATVGTWRQDPALSGGGFLFDTGAHMLNTVVDLAGEEFSEVAAFLEHHGRPVETLGVVIGKLKSGALVTLHACGEAIPSCASNIYVFSQKAILRTGVWGEFLEIQREKEEKFHKVRVPTSLGVWEQFLAVRNGEIPNPCPPEVGLRMARLYDAIQRSASQNGQVVYC from the coding sequence ATGACTCCAGTGCGCGTTGCCATGATTGGCTGTGGCGGGATGGCACGCTACCATCTCCACCAGATGCTTCGACAGCAACATACCACTCAGGTTGTAGCTCTCTGTGAACCCTCTGAGGAGCAATTTACCGCCACTGCCAGAATTTTCGAGGAGGCAGGGCTGGCAGTTCCCCCCAACGAGCCTGACTTACAGAAACTGCTGGAGACTTTTGAACTGGATGCGGCTTTTATCATTACACCACATGCCTACCATTTTGAGCAGGCAAAAGCATGCCTGGAATCCGGACTGGATGTGCTGCTGGAAAAGCCCATGGTGATGAACGCCCAGGAAGCGCAGGATTTAATCAAAGTGCGCGATAGAACCGGAAAACTCCTGGTCGTGGCGTTCCCGGGTAGTCTTTCGCCACAAGTCCGTCAAGCCAGCGCATGGTTGCACTCAGGAAAACTCGGCAAGATCCTCTCTATCAGTGCAACGGTCTGGCAAAACTGGGGACCCGCCACCGTGGGAACGTGGCGGCAGGACCCTGCGCTCTCCGGGGGTGGTTTTCTCTTTGATACCGGCGCTCACATGCTCAACACGGTGGTGGACCTTGCCGGAGAAGAGTTCAGTGAGGTGGCAGCATTTCTGGAACACCACGGACGCCCTGTCGAAACCCTGGGGGTAGTGATCGGTAAACTGAAATCAGGTGCGCTGGTGACTTTACATGCCTGCGGAGAAGCCATCCCATCCTGTGCTTCGAACATCTACGTCTTCAGTCAGAAAGCCATCCTGCGCACCGGTGTTTGGGGTGAATTTCTGGAAATCCAGCGGGAAAAAGAGGAAAAATTCCATAAGGTGAGAGTTCCAACCTCTTTGGGAGTGTGGGAGCAGTTCCTTGCGGTCCGCAATGGGGAAATTCCCAATCCCTGTCCCCCAGAAGTAGGCTTGCGCATGGCACGCCTTTATGACGCCATTCAACGTTCCGCGTCACAAAATGGTCAGGTAGTATATTGTTAA
- a CDS encoding nucleoside kinase: MTDKSNDIRFVEPSDEVLIHLPDGRVLSGKRGTELEAFMQRLENWRDPLVVGAIVNRELRELSFKIWRESDVTPVTLKDTDGARIYRRSLVFLLETAFEEQFPDVHLTVDHSVVSGGYFCQVRGREPLTVEELKRLKQRMKELVRQDLRFERFVISKQEAIELFEQQNKSDKVRLLKYRPKDQLVLYSLGHHKDYHHGYMVPSTGYLQWFDLKAQPGGFVLQFPRRHSPDVLLPMPEHSKLLQSFRQYGSWLERLGIDHVGALNEVIKTGRIQDVILVAEALHEHQVAEIAEQILNRRDQVRIVLLAGPSSSGKTTTAKRIAVQMISQGIEPVPIEMDNYFLDREKTPRDEHGNLDFEVLEALDTVRLNQDLKRLIAGEEVQLPKFDFREGRSYPGDVVKLRKDQMVILEGIHGLNPRLLPEIPSEQTFRVYVSCLTQLNLDRYNRISTTDTRLLRRIVRDERERGYSAQDTIGRWESVRRGEKRHIFPYQENADVMFNTALVYELAALKPRVEPLLRQVPFGTPEYIEAKRLLAFLDWFLPIDEVYVPDNSILREFIGGSILKDFKLWTRVSD; encoded by the coding sequence ATGACCGATAAAAGCAATGACATTCGCTTTGTAGAACCTTCTGATGAAGTGTTGATCCATTTGCCCGATGGCCGAGTGCTTTCCGGGAAGCGAGGCACAGAACTGGAAGCGTTCATGCAGAGGCTGGAGAACTGGCGCGATCCGCTGGTGGTGGGGGCAATTGTCAATCGAGAATTGCGAGAACTCTCTTTTAAAATCTGGCGGGAATCAGATGTGACTCCTGTTACTCTGAAAGATACCGATGGTGCAAGAATTTACCGGCGTTCTCTGGTATTTTTACTGGAAACCGCCTTTGAGGAACAATTTCCGGATGTTCACCTCACTGTGGATCACTCGGTGGTTTCCGGGGGGTACTTTTGTCAGGTGCGGGGGCGTGAACCGCTGACAGTGGAGGAATTGAAGCGCCTGAAACAGCGCATGAAGGAACTGGTCAGACAAGATTTGAGATTTGAGAGGTTTGTCATCTCCAAACAGGAAGCCATTGAACTGTTTGAGCAACAGAACAAGTCTGATAAAGTGCGTTTGTTGAAATATCGCCCCAAAGATCAACTGGTGCTTTACTCTTTGGGGCATCATAAGGATTACCATCACGGCTACATGGTACCCTCTACGGGATACCTGCAGTGGTTTGACCTGAAAGCCCAACCGGGAGGCTTTGTCTTGCAATTCCCGCGTCGCCATTCGCCGGATGTCCTGCTCCCCATGCCCGAACATTCCAAACTTCTGCAAAGTTTCCGTCAGTACGGTTCTTGGCTGGAGCGTTTGGGGATTGATCATGTGGGAGCTTTAAATGAGGTCATCAAAACCGGGCGCATTCAGGATGTGATTCTGGTTGCCGAAGCACTCCATGAGCATCAGGTTGCCGAAATTGCCGAGCAAATCCTGAATCGTCGGGATCAGGTGCGGATTGTGTTGCTGGCAGGTCCATCCTCTTCGGGAAAAACAACCACTGCCAAGCGTATAGCGGTACAGATGATTTCTCAGGGCATCGAACCGGTGCCAATCGAAATGGATAATTACTTCCTGGACCGCGAAAAAACTCCCCGGGATGAACATGGTAATCTGGACTTTGAGGTGTTGGAAGCCCTGGATACTGTCCGTTTAAATCAGGACTTGAAGCGTCTGATTGCCGGGGAAGAAGTTCAGTTGCCTAAATTCGATTTCCGCGAAGGGCGCAGTTACCCTGGAGATGTGGTCAAACTGCGCAAGGATCAAATGGTGATCCTGGAAGGCATCCATGGTTTGAACCCGCGCCTGTTGCCGGAGATTCCTTCTGAGCAGACCTTCCGGGTTTACGTTTCCTGCCTGACTCAGTTAAACCTGGATCGCTATAACCGTATTTCTACCACCGATACCCGTTTGCTTCGCCGAATTGTTCGGGATGAACGGGAGCGCGGTTATTCTGCACAGGATACCATCGGACGCTGGGAATCGGTTCGACGTGGGGAGAAAAGACACATCTTCCCCTATCAGGAAAATGCCGATGTGATGTTCAACACGGCGCTGGTGTACGAGTTAGCGGCTTTGAAACCTCGTGTAGAACCATTATTGCGCCAGGTGCCTTTTGGCACTCCGGAATACATTGAAGCCAAACGCTTGCTTGCCTTTCTGGATTGGTTTTTGCCGATTGATGAGGTCTATGTACCTGATAATTCAATTCTCAGAGAGTTTATCGGGGGGTCAATCTTGAAAGATTTCAAACTGTGGACGCGAGTCAGTGATTAA
- a CDS encoding N-acetylglucosamine kinase, which yields MPVYLGIDVGGTKTHALLADEHGNVLGMGCAGPGNHEGVGYDGLTRAMKEALEGALTQSGVKKEDIAGAGFGIAGYDFPSERQPTLESIAALGLSCPVEAVNDVVIGLIAGTSEGWGVVVDAGTGNNVRARTRDGREGWVTGCGGLFGEYGGATDIVYRAVQAISHHWSTRGPTTRLSEAFMQAFDAPDLTALIEGIALEKYPLSAELARLVFEVAYQEDEVAREVIQWTARELGETTKAVIRQVNLQDETFEVVLIGSVFKGGPLFTEPLMQTIQEFAPRAMFHALQAPPVIGAVLLGMEQAGEMAFPATRKRLVKSAFTFLKNSLNAAPFPCS from the coding sequence ATGCCTGTTTACCTGGGAATTGATGTCGGTGGAACCAAAACCCATGCACTTCTGGCAGATGAACATGGCAACGTCCTGGGAATGGGATGCGCAGGTCCTGGCAACCATGAAGGGGTAGGATACGATGGGCTGACACGAGCCATGAAAGAAGCCCTTGAAGGTGCACTGACACAAAGCGGGGTAAAAAAGGAAGATATTGCTGGCGCAGGATTCGGCATTGCGGGTTATGACTTCCCCTCTGAACGCCAGCCCACCCTGGAAAGCATTGCTGCTCTCGGCTTGTCCTGTCCTGTAGAAGCCGTGAACGATGTGGTCATCGGGTTAATTGCTGGAACCAGTGAAGGCTGGGGAGTAGTGGTCGACGCAGGCACAGGCAATAATGTGCGTGCCCGTACCCGTGACGGGCGAGAGGGATGGGTAACCGGATGTGGTGGACTGTTTGGAGAATACGGCGGAGCAACCGATATCGTTTACCGTGCTGTTCAAGCCATCTCTCATCACTGGTCCACCAGAGGTCCCACTACGCGGCTATCCGAGGCTTTCATGCAAGCCTTTGATGCACCGGATTTGACAGCCCTAATTGAGGGCATCGCTCTGGAGAAGTATCCCCTCTCTGCTGAACTGGCGCGCCTGGTATTTGAGGTAGCCTATCAGGAAGATGAGGTTGCCAGGGAAGTCATTCAATGGACAGCACGAGAACTGGGTGAAACTACCAAAGCCGTGATTCGTCAGGTCAACTTGCAAGATGAAACCTTTGAAGTGGTCTTGATTGGCAGTGTTTTCAAAGGCGGTCCTCTTTTTACAGAACCCCTTATGCAGACCATACAGGAATTTGCCCCACGGGCAATGTTTCATGCCCTTCAAGCCCCGCCAGTAATCGGCGCTGTGCTTTTGGGGATGGAACAAGCAGGAGAAATGGCTTTTCCTGCAACCCGAAAACGTTTAGTTAAGTCTGCTTTTACATTTCTTAAGAATTCCTTAAACGCTGCCCCCTTCCCTTGCAGTTGA
- a CDS encoding 6-phospho-beta-glucosidase, with translation MMKIAVIGGGSTYTPELIKGFLEVQDSLALDELMLMDIQPQRLEIVGDFCQRIAEHQGARFKVTLTDSRKEAIRGSAYVLTQFRVGYIPARREDEYLGKRYGLIGQETTGIGGMAKALRTIPVLLDIAREMQELAPEAMLVNFTNPSGLVTEALTRYAPDIPSVGLCNSPITTKMTLLNRWNALTGEQVSPEEVILDSLGLNHLTWYRGLTIRGQDRWDEVLHFYIEELRKSDHPEWPPQLIEALGMLPNYYLQYYYNTRAMLAAQDKWPPSRAEQVLKIEAQLLEEYANPNLVTVPEGLMQRGGAYYSTLATRVIHAHACSTGMIETVNVRQNGAVKEYPADWVMELPCRIDATGIHPLPARPLPEACYGLLAPVKMYELLTVEAAVHGDRKALYEALLVHPLGPDVSMIQTVMDDLLLTNRAYLPQFFS, from the coding sequence ATGATGAAAATTGCTGTTATTGGGGGCGGGTCCACGTACACCCCCGAATTAATTAAGGGTTTTCTGGAAGTGCAAGATTCGCTTGCTTTAGATGAACTCATGTTGATGGATATCCAGCCCCAACGTCTGGAAATTGTGGGGGATTTCTGTCAACGGATCGCCGAACATCAGGGCGCGCGTTTCAAGGTAACCCTCACCGACAGTCGCAAAGAAGCCATTCGCGGCTCCGCCTACGTCCTGACTCAATTCCGTGTGGGATACATCCCCGCCCGGCGGGAAGATGAATATCTGGGAAAACGATACGGGCTAATTGGACAGGAAACCACCGGCATCGGTGGAATGGCAAAAGCCCTGCGTACGATACCGGTTCTGCTCGATATTGCTCGAGAGATGCAGGAACTGGCACCCGAAGCCATGCTGGTCAATTTCACCAACCCATCCGGCCTGGTCACCGAGGCGCTGACACGTTACGCACCGGACATTCCAAGTGTGGGTTTATGTAATTCACCCATCACTACCAAGATGACCCTTCTGAACCGCTGGAACGCCCTCACGGGCGAGCAAGTCAGCCCGGAAGAGGTGATTCTGGACTCATTAGGATTGAATCATCTCACATGGTACCGGGGCTTAACCATTCGGGGGCAGGATCGCTGGGATGAGGTGTTACACTTTTATATCGAAGAACTGCGCAAGTCCGATCATCCAGAGTGGCCCCCCCAATTGATTGAGGCATTGGGGATGCTCCCCAACTATTACCTTCAATACTACTACAATACCCGCGCCATGCTTGCCGCGCAGGACAAATGGCCTCCCTCACGGGCTGAGCAAGTGCTGAAAATCGAAGCCCAATTGTTAGAAGAATACGCCAATCCCAACCTGGTCACCGTTCCGGAAGGATTGATGCAACGGGGGGGTGCCTACTATTCCACACTGGCAACACGAGTGATTCACGCCCACGCCTGTTCAACGGGCATGATTGAAACCGTGAATGTTCGCCAAAACGGCGCTGTAAAAGAATATCCAGCCGACTGGGTAATGGAACTGCCCTGCCGGATTGACGCCACGGGTATTCACCCGCTGCCCGCCCGTCCGTTGCCGGAGGCTTGTTATGGGCTGCTGGCACCGGTTAAAATGTACGAACTGCTGACCGTAGAAGCCGCGGTTCATGGAGACCGTAAGGCGCTGTACGAGGCTCTGCTGGTGCATCCTCTGGGACCCGATGTATCCATGATCCAAACCGTCATGGACGACCTTCTCCTCACCAACCGGGCTTACCTGCCCCAATTCTTCTCATAG
- a CDS encoding LacI family DNA-binding transcriptional regulator — translation MNAKGIKKVTIVDVAKEAGVSISTVSRVLNQNTPVAEETAQRVWEVIERLQFNPNAAARKLASKRTNTIGLIVPMIGGTFFPLMFSGIERGVNEEGFELLVYVSPCHPVPHRPLTPPVGPQNTDGLIVFTEGMSDEDLRALHVKGFPIVLLHRTSPKDCEIPYVTVENRLGTEKLIDHLIEVHGYTRIGFLRGPVTNEESHEREQGFRASLQKHGLQPDEALFGIGNFHPETAAESVRQMLSSGKRPQAIFTGDDASAAAVMKALLEMGVSIPDEIAIVGFDDDYLAPYLPLPLTTVHSPIEQAGYTAAQLLIQQIRGEAVQSQVLPTHLVIRRSCGCITSHPS, via the coding sequence ATGAATGCTAAAGGAATAAAAAAAGTAACCATCGTAGATGTAGCCAAAGAAGCAGGAGTTTCCATCTCCACCGTGAGTCGGGTACTCAATCAAAACACGCCAGTAGCAGAGGAAACCGCTCAGCGGGTATGGGAAGTGATTGAACGACTCCAGTTCAATCCTAATGCCGCCGCCCGCAAACTGGCAAGCAAACGTACCAACACGATTGGCTTGATTGTTCCCATGATTGGCGGGACATTCTTCCCGCTGATGTTCTCCGGGATTGAACGGGGCGTCAACGAAGAGGGCTTTGAATTGCTGGTCTATGTTTCCCCCTGTCATCCTGTACCTCACCGCCCACTCACCCCTCCGGTAGGGCCTCAAAATACTGACGGGTTGATTGTATTCACCGAAGGAATGTCCGATGAAGACCTGAGGGCTCTGCATGTTAAGGGTTTTCCCATCGTCCTGTTACATCGTACCTCCCCAAAAGACTGCGAAATTCCTTACGTGACTGTTGAAAACCGCCTCGGCACAGAAAAATTGATCGACCACCTTATCGAAGTGCATGGATATACCCGCATTGGTTTTCTCAGAGGTCCCGTAACAAATGAAGAGTCTCATGAACGCGAGCAGGGTTTTCGTGCTTCTCTCCAGAAACACGGCCTCCAACCAGATGAGGCGCTTTTTGGGATTGGGAACTTCCATCCTGAAACTGCGGCTGAGTCTGTGCGACAAATGCTGAGCAGTGGGAAGCGCCCACAAGCCATCTTTACCGGCGATGATGCCTCCGCCGCTGCGGTGATGAAAGCCCTGCTGGAAATGGGTGTTTCTATTCCCGATGAAATTGCTATTGTAGGGTTTGATGATGACTATCTTGCTCCTTATCTGCCTCTCCCTCTGACCACCGTCCATTCCCCCATTGAACAGGCAGGATACACAGCCGCTCAATTGCTGATTCAACAAATTCGCGGGGAAGCCGTACAATCACAGGTACTTCCAACCCATCTGGTGATTCGCCGTTCCTGTGGATGTATTACCTCGCATCCTTCCTAA
- a CDS encoding ThuA domain-containing protein, whose translation MSQSIRVTVWNEGVHEKTHEEVKRVYPHGMHAVLAQALQEAGFFVRTATLDDPEHGLTEEVLAQTDVLTWWGHMAHHAVQDTIVDRVVKRVQEGMGLIVLHSGHMSKPFLRLMGTTGALKWREAGEKERLWVVNPAHPIAAGLPEYIEIPHEEMYGEHFDIPAPDELVFISWFKGGEVFRSGCCWTRGAGKIFYFRPGHETYPTYYQKEVQQVIINAVKWAAPGNLPAITYWHKPNPLEEL comes from the coding sequence ATGAGCCAATCGATTCGCGTTACCGTATGGAATGAAGGGGTACATGAAAAGACCCACGAAGAAGTCAAACGTGTTTATCCCCATGGAATGCACGCTGTATTAGCACAAGCCCTGCAAGAAGCAGGTTTTTTCGTACGCACAGCCACGCTTGACGATCCCGAACACGGGTTAACAGAAGAGGTGCTTGCCCAGACCGATGTATTGACCTGGTGGGGGCACATGGCACATCACGCCGTTCAAGATACCATTGTGGATCGTGTGGTGAAACGAGTACAGGAAGGGATGGGGTTAATTGTGCTGCATTCCGGACACATGTCCAAGCCTTTCCTGCGCCTGATGGGCACAACCGGTGCACTTAAGTGGCGCGAGGCAGGAGAAAAGGAACGATTGTGGGTGGTCAATCCTGCGCATCCCATCGCCGCAGGTTTGCCGGAATATATCGAAATCCCCCACGAAGAAATGTACGGGGAACACTTTGACATCCCCGCCCCGGATGAACTGGTGTTCATCTCGTGGTTCAAGGGAGGAGAAGTTTTCCGTTCCGGCTGCTGCTGGACGCGGGGCGCGGGCAAAATCTTCTACTTCCGCCCAGGGCATGAAACCTACCCCACTTATTACCAAAAAGAAGTTCAGCAGGTTATCATCAACGCGGTGAAATGGGCAGCCCCCGGCAACCTGCCCGCGATTACCTACTGGCACAAACCGAATCCACTGGAAGAGTTGTAG
- a CDS encoding sugar phosphate isomerase/epimerase family protein yields MPRPVTLFTGQWADLPFETICAKAKSFGYDGIEIACWGDHFDVERALSEDGYIQSRWDILEKYGLKCYAISNHLVGQAVCDRIDERHKSILPPRVWGDGREDGVRQRATEEMKMTARAAAKMGVKVVPGFTGSSIWQYLYSFPPNPPDLIDKGYAFFAEMWNPILDVFDEVGVRFALEAHPTEIAFDIASAERAVQAVGGRKAFGFNFDPSHFGYQGVDYVAFILRFGERIYHVHMKDVYWSDKPSEAGVFGGHLNFGDRRRYWDFRSLGRGKINFEEIIRALNAIQYQGPLSVEWEDSGMDREFGATEACAFVRRLDFAPSQVAFDAAFERK; encoded by the coding sequence ATGCCAAGACCCGTAACCCTGTTCACCGGTCAATGGGCTGATTTGCCCTTTGAGACCATCTGCGCTAAAGCCAAATCATTTGGCTATGACGGGATTGAAATCGCCTGCTGGGGCGACCACTTTGACGTGGAACGCGCATTGAGCGAGGATGGCTATATTCAATCACGCTGGGATATCCTCGAGAAGTACGGGCTGAAGTGCTACGCCATCAGCAACCATCTGGTTGGACAGGCGGTTTGTGACCGCATTGACGAACGCCACAAGAGCATTCTGCCCCCACGCGTGTGGGGAGATGGCAGAGAAGATGGCGTACGCCAACGCGCAACGGAGGAAATGAAAATGACCGCCCGCGCAGCAGCCAAAATGGGCGTCAAGGTTGTTCCTGGCTTCACCGGCTCATCCATCTGGCAGTATCTCTATTCCTTCCCTCCCAACCCACCCGACTTGATTGATAAAGGCTACGCCTTCTTTGCCGAGATGTGGAATCCCATCCTGGATGTGTTTGACGAAGTCGGTGTACGCTTTGCTCTGGAAGCCCACCCCACGGAAATCGCCTTCGATATTGCCTCTGCTGAGCGAGCCGTTCAAGCCGTGGGCGGACGCAAAGCCTTTGGGTTTAACTTCGACCCCAGCCACTTTGGCTATCAGGGGGTAGATTACGTAGCATTTATCCTGCGCTTTGGGGAACGTATTTACCACGTCCACATGAAAGATGTGTACTGGTCAGATAAGCCCAGCGAAGCCGGCGTGTTTGGCGGACACCTCAATTTTGGCGACCGTCGCCGGTATTGGGATTTTCGCTCCCTGGGGAGAGGAAAAATCAACTTCGAGGAAATCATCCGCGCCCTGAACGCCATTCAGTATCAGGGACCGCTCTCGGTAGAATGGGAAGACAGCGGCATGGATCGCGAGTTTGGCGCCACCGAAGCCTGCGCGTTTGTGCGTCGCCTGGATTTTGCCCCCTCTCAGGTGGCTTTTGACGCCGCCTTCGAGCGCAAATAA
- a CDS encoding Gfo/Idh/MocA family protein produces the protein MSDEVGFITMAGERATGEAPEIGVGMLGYAFMGKAHTNAFKKIPYMVYPPPAIPKLVAICGRNEEAVREAAKRYGYQRYTTDWKDLIRDENIQLFDNGGPNDAHAEPSIAAAQAGKHILCEKPLARNAREAAQMLEAVEKTGVVHMVAHNYRFVPAIRLAYDLIRSGQLGEIYHFRAVYLQEWIMDPNFPFVWRLDKNVSGSGALGDLGSHIIDLARFLVGEPRKVSALAKTFIKQRPVPGGGTGEVTVDDAFVATVEFENGAIGTLEASRFCAGRKNHQVIEINGSKGTLVFNLERFNELEVFWKDEQPRETQGFHNVLVSESYHPFWKHWWPQGHIIGWEHTFVHEIAHLLDCIVNHKPVAPFGATFEDGYKNAVICDAILQSAEQEKTIYIRY, from the coding sequence ATGTCCGACGAAGTGGGATTCATCACCATGGCTGGGGAACGCGCGACTGGCGAAGCCCCCGAAATTGGCGTGGGGATGCTGGGATACGCTTTTATGGGCAAAGCCCATACGAACGCCTTCAAGAAAATCCCGTATATGGTCTACCCACCGCCTGCCATTCCCAAACTGGTGGCAATCTGCGGGAGAAACGAGGAAGCCGTTCGCGAAGCCGCAAAACGTTATGGCTACCAGCGGTATACCACCGACTGGAAAGACCTGATCCGCGACGAGAACATTCAATTATTCGATAACGGCGGTCCCAACGATGCCCATGCTGAACCAAGCATCGCCGCAGCGCAAGCCGGAAAGCACATTCTGTGCGAAAAACCTCTTGCCAGGAACGCCAGAGAAGCCGCGCAAATGCTGGAAGCGGTCGAAAAGACAGGCGTGGTGCACATGGTCGCGCATAACTACCGTTTTGTCCCCGCCATCCGGCTGGCGTATGACCTGATTCGTTCAGGACAATTGGGAGAAATTTACCATTTCCGCGCAGTGTACCTGCAGGAATGGATTATGGATCCTAACTTCCCCTTTGTCTGGCGGCTGGACAAAAACGTCTCAGGGTCCGGCGCACTGGGCGATTTAGGATCACACATCATTGACCTAGCCCGCTTCCTTGTCGGCGAGCCGCGTAAGGTCTCTGCACTGGCAAAGACATTCATCAAACAACGTCCTGTGCCGGGTGGCGGAACAGGAGAAGTTACGGTGGACGACGCCTTTGTTGCCACCGTAGAATTTGAAAACGGCGCCATCGGCACGCTGGAAGCCTCTCGTTTCTGCGCCGGTCGGAAAAATCATCAAGTCATTGAAATCAACGGATCGAAAGGCACGTTGGTTTTCAATCTCGAACGCTTCAACGAACTGGAAGTGTTCTGGAAGGATGAACAGCCCCGCGAAACCCAGGGCTTCCACAATGTTCTGGTCAGCGAGAGTTATCATCCCTTCTGGAAACACTGGTGGCCTCAGGGGCACATTATCGGCTGGGAACACACCTTCGTCCATGAGATTGCCCACCTGTTAGATTGTATTGTGAATCACAAACCGGTAGCACCTTTTGGAGCAACTTTTGAGGATGGATACAAAAATGCCGTGATTTGCGATGCCATTCTGCAGTCGGCTGAACAGGAAAAGACCATTTACATCCGTTACTGA